One segment of Anopheles stephensi strain Indian chromosome 3, UCI_ANSTEP_V1.0, whole genome shotgun sequence DNA contains the following:
- the LOC118509670 gene encoding terminal nucleotidyltransferase 5C isoform X1, translating to MISAWINPYNEKCGTLKVPDSYSQRIMDSYHVQAHQQTSYGSNCSNASSRHGAAGGAGATTTTTIYTNPHAYPVATFNYTTMSYAHSEGGSVSPPPSPRSNSSISSAYSSSSSTTASLAASSGSSSSSASSTSSSSSCISSAGSETGASYEHLDISAQRLAVLSFEQVMKLNDVMNEPVSIHGRGNFPTLEVKLKDLVNIVREKLEAEVVAGGAGMTVKDIRLNGGAASHVLASEPQPYNDLDLIFAVDFSTSRSYDRVKSAVLSSLLDLMPEGVVKRKITQCSLKEAYVGKMVKVNSDGDRWSLISLGNSPGHKNVELKFVDTMRRQFEFSVDSFQIVLDSLLLFYDCAEMPMITENFYPTVVGESVYGDFQEALYHLQKKLISTRQPEEIRGGGLLKYCNLLVRNYVPVDPQRIKTLERYMCSRFFIDFPDIGQQRSKLESYLKNHFFDEGEEHLQHQYLMHLFEVVEQSTVCLMGHERRQTLMLIESLAMEIFYRDHQQHQHQQHQHHQQQQHTAGLISTATNVQSSATHTQQQQQQQQQHATTLQLQTQMSHLSLSPQQLSPQSPTLMAAHSPNHHQHQAQSQQQQQQSQASPQCPTTAQQVQSQQQSQPAAQQQSTAQITQTQAIALAPQPGLLYANGIYYAPLIPYTQCTCNSWITT from the coding sequence TGCGGAACTTTAAAAGTTCCCGACTCTTACTCCCAACGGATCATGGACAGCTATCATGTACAGGCGCATCAGCAGACCAGTTACGGCAGCAACTGCTCTAATGCCTCCAGCCGCCATGGTGCCGCCGGAGGTGCCggagcgacgacgacgacgacgatctaCACCAATCCACATGCCTACCCGGTGGCCACGTTCAACTACACGACGATGAGCTACGCCCATTCGGAGGGTGGTTCGGTTTCGCCACCGCCCTCGCCCCGTTCGAACAGCTCCATCTCGTCGGCGtactcgtcctcgtcgtcgacGACCGCATCGCTGGCCGCCTCGTCCGGTTCGTCCTCATCGTCCGCTTCGTCGACCTCGTCCTCATCGTCCTGTATCTCATCGGCCGGTTCCGAGACCGGTGCCTCGTACGAGCATCTGGACATTTCGGCCCAACGGTTGGCGGTGCTGTCCTTCGAGCAGGTGATGAAGCTGAACGACGTAATGAACGAGCCGGTATCGATACACGGCCGCGGTAACTTCCCTACGCTCGAGGTGAAGCTGAAGGATCTGGTGAACATTGTGCGCGAGAAGCTGGAGGCGGAGGTGGTCGCCGGTGGTGCTGGAATGACGGTAAAGGACATTCGTCTGAACGGCGGTGCAGCTAGTCATGTGTTGGCGTCCGAGCCGCAGCCATACAACGATCTCGATCTGATTTTCGCCGTCGACTTCAGCACCAGCCGGAGTTACGATCGCGTCAAGTCGGCCGTACTGTCCTCGCTGCTCGACCTGATGCCGGAGGGTGTGGTGAAGCGCAAGATCACGCAGTGCTCGCTGAAGGAGGCGTATGTCGGCAAGATGGTGAAGGTGAACAGTGACGGCGATCGCTGGAGCCTTATCTCGCTCGGCAACTCGCCCGGCCACAAGAACGTGGAGCTGAAGTTTGTCGACACGATGCGCCGACAGTTTGAGTTTAGCGTGGACTCGTTCCAGATCGTGCTCGattcgctgctgctgttctacGACTGTGCCGAGATGCCGATGATTACCGAAAACTTCTATCCGACCGTGGTGGGCGAGTCGGTGTATGGCGACTTCCAGGAGGCACTGTACCATCTGCAGAAGAAGCTGATCTCTACGCGCCAACCGGAGGAGATCCGTGGGGGCGGTCTGCTCAAATACTGTAACCTGCTGGTGCGGAACTACGTGCCGGTCGATCCGCAGCGCATCAAGACGCTCGAGCGGTACATGTGCTCGCGCTTCTTCATCGACTTTCCCGACATCGGGCAGCAGCGCAGCAAGCTGGAGTCGTACTTGAAGAACCACTTCTTCGACGAGGGCGAGGAGCACCTGCAGCACCAGTACCTGATGCATTTATTCGAAGTCGTCGAACAGTCGACCGTGTGCCTGATGGGGCACGAGCGCCGCCAGACGCTCATGCTGATCGAGTCCCTTGCCATGGAGATCTTCTACCGCgatcaccagcagcaccagcaccagcagcatcagcaccaccagcagcagcagcatacggCCGGTCTGATCAGCACGGCCACCAATGTCCAGTCGTCGGCCACTCacactcagcagcagcagcagcaacagcagcagcacgctaCCACGCTTCAGCTCCAGACGCAAATGTCCCATCTGTCGCTGTCGCCCCAACAGCTCTCCCCGCAATCGCCCACACTGATGGCGGCCCATTCGCCgaaccaccatcagcaccaggcgcaatcgcaacagcagcagcagcagtcgcaaGCATCTCCACAGTGTCCGACCACGGCACAGCAAGTACAATCgcagcagcagtcgcagcCGGCGGCGCAACAGCAGTCGACCGCCCAGATCACCCAGACGCAGGCGATCGCACTCGCCCCGCAGCCGGGACTGCTGTACGCGAACGGAATCTACTACGCACCGCTCATTCCCTACACCCAGTGCACGTGCAACAGCTGGATAACGACGTGA
- the LOC118509670 gene encoding terminal nucleotidyltransferase 5C isoform X2, with product MDSYHVQAHQQTSYGSNCSNASSRHGAAGGAGATTTTTIYTNPHAYPVATFNYTTMSYAHSEGGSVSPPPSPRSNSSISSAYSSSSSTTASLAASSGSSSSSASSTSSSSSCISSAGSETGASYEHLDISAQRLAVLSFEQVMKLNDVMNEPVSIHGRGNFPTLEVKLKDLVNIVREKLEAEVVAGGAGMTVKDIRLNGGAASHVLASEPQPYNDLDLIFAVDFSTSRSYDRVKSAVLSSLLDLMPEGVVKRKITQCSLKEAYVGKMVKVNSDGDRWSLISLGNSPGHKNVELKFVDTMRRQFEFSVDSFQIVLDSLLLFYDCAEMPMITENFYPTVVGESVYGDFQEALYHLQKKLISTRQPEEIRGGGLLKYCNLLVRNYVPVDPQRIKTLERYMCSRFFIDFPDIGQQRSKLESYLKNHFFDEGEEHLQHQYLMHLFEVVEQSTVCLMGHERRQTLMLIESLAMEIFYRDHQQHQHQQHQHHQQQQHTAGLISTATNVQSSATHTQQQQQQQQQHATTLQLQTQMSHLSLSPQQLSPQSPTLMAAHSPNHHQHQAQSQQQQQQSQASPQCPTTAQQVQSQQQSQPAAQQQSTAQITQTQAIALAPQPGLLYANGIYYAPLIPYTQCTCNSWITT from the coding sequence ATGGACAGCTATCATGTACAGGCGCATCAGCAGACCAGTTACGGCAGCAACTGCTCTAATGCCTCCAGCCGCCATGGTGCCGCCGGAGGTGCCggagcgacgacgacgacgacgatctaCACCAATCCACATGCCTACCCGGTGGCCACGTTCAACTACACGACGATGAGCTACGCCCATTCGGAGGGTGGTTCGGTTTCGCCACCGCCCTCGCCCCGTTCGAACAGCTCCATCTCGTCGGCGtactcgtcctcgtcgtcgacGACCGCATCGCTGGCCGCCTCGTCCGGTTCGTCCTCATCGTCCGCTTCGTCGACCTCGTCCTCATCGTCCTGTATCTCATCGGCCGGTTCCGAGACCGGTGCCTCGTACGAGCATCTGGACATTTCGGCCCAACGGTTGGCGGTGCTGTCCTTCGAGCAGGTGATGAAGCTGAACGACGTAATGAACGAGCCGGTATCGATACACGGCCGCGGTAACTTCCCTACGCTCGAGGTGAAGCTGAAGGATCTGGTGAACATTGTGCGCGAGAAGCTGGAGGCGGAGGTGGTCGCCGGTGGTGCTGGAATGACGGTAAAGGACATTCGTCTGAACGGCGGTGCAGCTAGTCATGTGTTGGCGTCCGAGCCGCAGCCATACAACGATCTCGATCTGATTTTCGCCGTCGACTTCAGCACCAGCCGGAGTTACGATCGCGTCAAGTCGGCCGTACTGTCCTCGCTGCTCGACCTGATGCCGGAGGGTGTGGTGAAGCGCAAGATCACGCAGTGCTCGCTGAAGGAGGCGTATGTCGGCAAGATGGTGAAGGTGAACAGTGACGGCGATCGCTGGAGCCTTATCTCGCTCGGCAACTCGCCCGGCCACAAGAACGTGGAGCTGAAGTTTGTCGACACGATGCGCCGACAGTTTGAGTTTAGCGTGGACTCGTTCCAGATCGTGCTCGattcgctgctgctgttctacGACTGTGCCGAGATGCCGATGATTACCGAAAACTTCTATCCGACCGTGGTGGGCGAGTCGGTGTATGGCGACTTCCAGGAGGCACTGTACCATCTGCAGAAGAAGCTGATCTCTACGCGCCAACCGGAGGAGATCCGTGGGGGCGGTCTGCTCAAATACTGTAACCTGCTGGTGCGGAACTACGTGCCGGTCGATCCGCAGCGCATCAAGACGCTCGAGCGGTACATGTGCTCGCGCTTCTTCATCGACTTTCCCGACATCGGGCAGCAGCGCAGCAAGCTGGAGTCGTACTTGAAGAACCACTTCTTCGACGAGGGCGAGGAGCACCTGCAGCACCAGTACCTGATGCATTTATTCGAAGTCGTCGAACAGTCGACCGTGTGCCTGATGGGGCACGAGCGCCGCCAGACGCTCATGCTGATCGAGTCCCTTGCCATGGAGATCTTCTACCGCgatcaccagcagcaccagcaccagcagcatcagcaccaccagcagcagcagcatacggCCGGTCTGATCAGCACGGCCACCAATGTCCAGTCGTCGGCCACTCacactcagcagcagcagcagcaacagcagcagcacgctaCCACGCTTCAGCTCCAGACGCAAATGTCCCATCTGTCGCTGTCGCCCCAACAGCTCTCCCCGCAATCGCCCACACTGATGGCGGCCCATTCGCCgaaccaccatcagcaccaggcgcaatcgcaacagcagcagcagcagtcgcaaGCATCTCCACAGTGTCCGACCACGGCACAGCAAGTACAATCgcagcagcagtcgcagcCGGCGGCGCAACAGCAGTCGACCGCCCAGATCACCCAGACGCAGGCGATCGCACTCGCCCCGCAGCCGGGACTGCTGTACGCGAACGGAATCTACTACGCACCGCTCATTCCCTACACCCAGTGCACGTGCAACAGCTGGATAACGACGTGA